In a single window of the Necator americanus strain Aroian chromosome X, whole genome shotgun sequence genome:
- a CDS encoding hypothetical protein (NECATOR_CHRX.G23490.T3), protein MTAASPSYLVLPGFPPESGDSFTITVFCIKFKTHGEYTKQVEYSAIDEETYQKCRSATALLQSSIRQIKEARANLQELYNEVRDEYKNCKNKSERKDLMIEIEQIEEESQLQSAIAEANDLTFMLTARLDETKNMRENMEIKLGYMSLKPQRDNNVNNEENEEGDGEIDNTNENCVRDTTMPSCSQDTSNSASTCNSGTAKRTLRSIKPPQATLPKFYGNSDDFPEYWAVFEALVHNSEELDIMEKILLLKESLKGRAQTAIKGIKLIPENYNWLIKTLQENYSNHQSNRSQIVKKLVSMSVANNSADICSATFDQIRMLTYQMISAGYHVGKTCDPMWCETILSKFPEDIIKSVLVASQSQDRQTVDDLMNLLKIEITAKVYVESRLGHKHINKAIPSKTNHDNLRTNRNCLFCHKDNHVSMQCRTVTDQSIRRKMLKEQNRCWKCCSPNHSSFDCQRSDCLKCGQKHHMSLCFKTEQLSQNNSSKPKFVRVGQNQQRQHSWQNREENNRNIPQRLKPINTQVSVEPPQIKENSIQHSQTSKQLILMTAEGNIWDARKQTYEKVLFFFDSGAQKTVIEENLAQQLGLPKNTTEICTMSGIGGHIECFESHKVPVKLGTAFGGEICMTIQTKPVITNGFPSVKLNTEDIEFLKTNTICLANSKLRGEHQNPHILVGLDYYHDLVTDPANGIRTPSGFHIAKTVFGPTIYGRGISKVSETANTVCHSLTISENTEQELLQKMFELDGLGIMPEETQGDEKVQRCFEEYSKLISFENNIITAPFPLKENVIQLENNYSVAIRRLESLQNILLCNPEQKQWYCDLVNKYVSEGIVENFDTADRYAAGIYYMPHRGVWKPQKMVPLGIVFDASSKRRGHLSLNDVIRKGESFVNRIHDILTSSRFTKIVLMCDIESAFTQIRLVDAHKDLCRFLWLRNVNHPPTKDNVKYRFRRLPFGVTACPSILNMAILSYLESQNSGLSTEIAKNLYVDNILLQAKSVPEAVRKYKESKYLFSKIGMNLREYISNSEEVNSRIPYSDKLQSGSMKILGVDYNTITDNFTVRTKFVHNKKLTKGDVVSQTNSIYDPIGLTGPLMVKLKSMMREIFDSKVDWKTPLDQKICDEWYKLCKEVDLATLSIPRYVLSPRVADRGLTADQKRPCACPETQVDSGDGLPASAVPGLTHKIIVSRTSVRPKACNQLTGRCKGGGLESPPTNKLHMSTLGERKFSQKPMGLEACNLPVGFKFHAKNSNRKESPDSGRKPGTVAPGRTGLQESCRLPKRKRTRMTICTYNARTLASEATIEDLMVQAKKIKYDVIGLTETRRRHSLNAVFETGEELFLGTCDNRGVGGVGVLVNTSMAQNIDSFEQLTTRIGRLRMRRCGPTPALTIFVAYAPTSSYEEEEVEAFYMDLEKFYREDHAFYKVIIGDFNAKVGPRRTPEELHIGTHGLQWNDQGERLSEFIMTTKTIHGNSQFQKPSSLRWTWESPGGGYRNEIDHIIVNKRFCLTDVAVVPKFYTGSDHRLLRGRFSFTRRAEKAAKFSKRNPRTTINWDLFATLAGFWEDSAMDNIDEEYDRLVKHLHDCAKKAESIKTTKRRLSLETLELIRQRGAARAAGNQELTSELARLCREAIKKDLKERRAEVLAEAAEAGKSIRYARRDFASRKTKMTALRNPKGTTIASRRGMEKIIYDFYSDLFDSRAHLPPHHLREDGHVIPAVLPSEIRHAIMSVRNRTAAGPDRIKPEHLKNLPPVLINTLARIFTRYLSECKVPKQWKTSKTVLLYKKGDPHDIGNYRPICLLSVIYKLFTRVILNRIEKVLDEGQPCEQAGFRKGFSTIDHIHTVSRLIEVSREYKMPLCLTFIDLKKAFDSVETEAVVEALDNQGVPTQYIKVLRELYSNFTTGISPFYKNIIIDVKRGVRQGDTISPKIFTATLENAMRKLEWDDMGVKIDGRQLHHLRFADDIVLITPSISQAERMLTEFAETCGCIGLELNLQKTMFMRNGWISDAPFTLNGTNISECTSYVYLGRELNMMNDLAPELGRRRRAAWGAYKSIEDVVKKTKNTRLRAHLFNTTVLPALTYASETWALRKQEENAVSVIERAIERVMLGVSRFKQVRDGIRSSLLRQRSKIRDAAAFAKESKIRWAGHVMRFNDNRWTRAVSDWIPRDIKRNTGRPPTRWSDFFTKSFKENYDALRVPRERRNHWATLARDRDKWKNYWRPLDRFEDQRESSEIAWYWIKSSKKVPVFVANQRAKILSIKQQLDNRGATVKFFHVSTENNLADAGTRGLTAQEIIENDWIKGPRWLENHCSGWPIKSINTLSDVHENDEIETMVTTTLKVTTSENKQQEQLIDLKRFSKIDNVLRVLAKTAKTMKNWVAKTNQNRSSPIKVSEVDKFDNVFEITASDMVNAERLLISHEHRSINLDALKKAIS, encoded by the exons atgactgcTGCatccccgtcctacctggtgCTACCAGGCTtccctccggaatcaggagactcttttactattactgtgttttgcataaaatttaaaacccatgg GGAATACACTAAACAGGTTGAGTACTCAGCAATAGATGAGGAAACTTATCAGAAATGCAGATCAGCCACAGCACTTTTACAAAGTAGCATAAGACAAATAAAAGAAGCAAGAGCAAACCTCCAAGAATTATATAACGAGGTTAGAGATGAGtataaaaactgcaaaaacaagTCCGAAAGGAAGGATTTGAtgattgaaattgaacaaatagaGGAAGAATCGCAGCTACAATCTGCGATAGCTGAAGCAAACGACCTAACATTCATGCTAACAGCGCGCcttgatgaaacaaaaaatatgcgcgaaaatatggaaatcaaACTGGGATACATGTCCCTAAAGCCCCAAAGAGACAATAATGtcaacaatgaagaaaacgaagaagggGATGGTGAAATTGATAATACAAACGAAAATTGCGTGAGAGACACCACAATGCCATCTTGCTCGCAAGACACATCAAATTCAGCATCCACATGCAATAGTGGCACAGCCAAAAGGACGCTGAGGTCAATAAAACCTCCACAAGCCACACTACCAAAATTTTACGGGAATTCTGACGACTTCCCAGAATACTGGGCCGTTTTTGAAGCCCTTGTCCATAACAGTGAAGAACTGGACATTATGGAAAAGATACTACTACTCAAAGAAAGTTTAAAGGGTCGAGCGCAAACAGCCATCAAAGGGATAAAACTCATTCCTGAAAATTACAATTGGTTGATCAAAACTTTACAGGAGAATTACTCCAATCACCAGTCTAATAGATCACAAATAGTCAAAAAATTGGTCAGTATGAGTGTGGCAAACAATTCCGCAGACATCTGCTCTGCAACATTTGATCAAATAAGAATGCTGACCTACCAAATGATTTCTGCAGGATATCATGTAGGGAAAACCTGCGACCCAATGTGGTGTGAAACAATCTTATCTAAATTCCCTGAAGACATCATAAAATCTGTATTAGTGGCCAGTCAATCACAAGACCGGCAAACAGTTGATGACCTCATGAATCTCTTAAAAATAGAGATCACTGCAAAAGTCTACGTCGAAAGCAGACTTGGCCATAAACATATCAACAAGGCCATCCCATCAAAGACCAATCATGACAACTTAAGGACTAATCGTAACTGCTTGTTCTGTCATAAGGACAATCATGTATCAATGCAGTGCCGAACGGTCACGGATCAAAGCATTCGCCGCAAGATGCTTAAGGAGCAGAATCGCTGTTGGAAATGTTGCTCCCCTAATCATAGCAGCTTTGATTGCCAAAGATCAGACTGTCTAAAGTGCGGACAAAAACACCACATGAGCCTCTGCTTTAAGACAGAGCAACTCAGCCAAAACAACAGCTCGAAACCCAAATTTGTTCGTGTTGGCCAAAACCAGCAAAGGCAACACAGCTGGCAAAATAGAGAGGAAAACAATCGAAATATTCCACAAAGGCTCAAACCAATAAACACTCAGGTGTCTGTGGAACCCCCACAGATCAAGGAAAACTCCATTCAGCACAGTCAAACTAGCAAACAACTAATATTAATGACTGCTGAAGGCAATATTTGGGATGCCAGAAAACAGACATATGAAAAAgtgctatttttcttcgattctggggcacaaaaaacagtaatcGAAGAAAATCTTGCACAACAGCTCGGTCTACCCAAGAACACgaccgaaatctgcaccatgtCCGGAATTGGTGGCCATATCGAGTGCTTCGAAAGTCATAAGGTTCCGGTAAAACTAGGAACTGCTTTCGGAGGAGAAATTTGCATGACCATACAGACCAAACCAGTCATAACAAACGGATTCCCTTCAGTGAAATTGAACACGGAAGATATTGAgttcttgaaaacaaacactATCTGTCTAGCAAATTCAAAGCTTCGTGGTGAACATCAAAATCCACACATTCTCGTTGGACTGGACTACTACCACGATTTAGTTACGGATCCAGCAAACGGAATCCGAACACCATCTGGCTTTCATATAGCAAAAACGGTTTTTGGACCCACAATTTATGGTCGAGGAATCAGCAAAGTAAGTGAAACCGCTAACACAGTATGTCACAGCCTGACAATTTCCGAAAACACGGAACAAGAACtcttacagaaaatgtttgaGTTGGACGGCCTCGGTATCATGCCGGAAGAAACCCAGGGAGacgaaaaagttcaaagatGTTTCGAGGAATACTCGAAATTGAtctcatttgaaaacaacatCATCACAGCTCCCTTTCCgctgaaagaaaatgtaatCCAGTTAGAAAATAACTACTCAGTAGCTATAAGAAGACTAGAATCCTTACAAAACATCCTCTTATGTAATCCTGAACAAAAGCAATGGTACTGCGATCTTGTGAACAAATATGTCAGCGAAGGGATCGTAGAGAACTTCGACACAGCAGACCGCTATGCAGCTGGAATCTATTACATGCCACACAGAGGGGTATGGAAACCACAGAAAATGGTTCCTTTAGGGATAGTTTTCGACGCTTCGTCTAAACGAAGAGGCCACCTCAGCCTGAACGACGTCATTCGAAAAGGGGAATCCTTCGTTAACAGAATACACGACATTCTTACCTCCTCAAGGTTCACGAAGATCGTCTTAATGTGTGACATTGAATCCGCCTTCACACAAATTCGACTGGTAGACGCACACAAGGATCTATGCAGATTCTTGTGGCTTCGGAATGTCAATCACCCACCAACAAAAGACAACGTCAAATATAGATTTAGAAGGTTGCCTTTTGGAGTTACTGCTTGTCCGAGTATACTAAACATGGCGATTCTGTCCTACTTGGAATCCCAGAACTCGGGACTATCCACAGAAATTGCCAAGAATTTGTATGTGGATAATATACTTTTGCAAGCAAAATCGGTTCCTGAAGCTGTAAGAAAGTACAAGGAATCAAAGTATCTCTTCAGCAAGATAGGGATGAATCTACGCGAGTATATctcaaattctgaagaagTAAATTCAAGGATTCCATATTCCGACAAACTCCAATCtggatcaatgaaaatactaGGAGTTGATTACAATACTATAACAGACAACTTTACTGTGAGAACAAAGTTTgttcacaataaaaaattaactaagGGAGATGTCGTGAGCCAAACTAATTCCATTTACGACCCAATAGGTCTCACAGGACCGCTCATGGTTAAACTGAAGTCCATGATGCGAGAAATCTTCGATTCAAAAGTGGACTGGAAAACTCCGCTCGATCAAAAGATATGCGACGAATGGTACAAATTGTGTAAAGAAGTAGATCTAGCAACATTATCAATTCCTAGGTACGTACTATCACCCAGA gtggcggatagggggctaaccgcggaccaaaagcgaccttgtgcttgcccagagacgcaggtggattcaggggatggactccctgcttctgctgtgccaggactgactcataaaatcattgtatcccgcacgtcggtccggccaaaagcctgcaatcaattgactgggaggtgcaagggaggcggtttggagtcgcctccaacaaataagctccacatgtccactctgggagaacggaagttctcccaaaaacccatgggactagaggcttgcaacctgcccgtgggttttaaatttcatgcaaaaaacagtaatagaaaagagtctcctgactccggtagaaagcctggtacggtagcgccaggtaggacggggttgcaggagtcatgtaggctaccgaaacggaaaaggactaggatgacgatctgtacttataacgcacgcacgcttgcatcggaagcgaccatcgaagatctgatggtgcaagccaagaagatcaagtacgacgtcatcggactgaccgagacgagacgacgtcactctctcaacgctgtatttgaaactggagaagaactgttcttaggaacatgcgacaatagaggtgttggtggagttggcgtcctcgtcaacacgagtatggcacagaacatcgactctttcgaacaactcacgacccgaatcggacgtctgcggatgagaagatgtggtcccacaccggctttgactatcttcgtcgcttacgctccaacatcaagctacgaagaagaagaagtcgaagctttctatatggacctggagaagttctaccgagaagatcatgccttttacaaggtcataattggcgacttcaacgccaaagttggcccaagaagaacgccggaggaacttcacatcgggacccacggcctacaatggaatgaccagggggagaggctttccgagttcatcatgacgactaagaccatccatgggaactcgcaattccagaagccctcctctctacgctggacgtgggagtcacccggtggagggtaccgtaatgagatagaccacatcatcgtcaataaaaggttctgcctgacggatgtcgctgttgtaccaaagttctatacgggatcggaccatcgcctcctccgaggaagattttctttcacgcggagagcagagaaagccgccaagttcagcaagagaaatcccagaactaccatcaactgggatctcttcgctacgttagccggcttttgggaagattccgcaatggacaacatcgacgaggaatacgaccggcttgtcaaacaccttcatgactgcgcgaagaaggctgagagtattaaaacaaccaagagacgcctgtctcttgaaactcttgagctgatacgccagcgtggagcagcacgagccgcagggaaccaagagcttacgtccgagctcgcaaggctttgcagagaggcgataaagaaagaccttaaagagagaagagcagaagtgctggctgaagcagcagaggcgggaaaaagcatccgctatgcccgccgagacttcgccagtcgcaagacaaagATGacagctctccggaacccgaagggaacaaccattgcatcgagaaggggaatggagaaaatcatctacgacttctactctgatctcttcgacagccgtgcccacttgcctcctcaccatctgagggaagatggacatgtcattccagcggttctcccgtccgaaatacgacatgctatcatgtcggtgagaaatcgtacagcagccggtcccgacagaataaaaccagaacacctgaagaaccttccgccagtactcatcaacaccctggcgaggatcttcacacgttacctgtcggaatgcaaggtccctaaacagtggaagaccagcaagaccgtgttgctgtataaaaagggagatccacatgacatcggcaactatcgcccaatctgcttactgtccgtcatctacaagctcttcacaagagtgatccttaataggattgaaaaggtcttggatgaaggacaaccatgcgagcaagcagggtttcgaaaaggattcagcacgatcgaccatattcacactgtttcgagactcatcgaggtatcacgagagtacaagatgccgctctgtctcactttcatcgacttgaagaaggcctttgactcagttgagacggaagcggtcgtggaagccttggacaaccaaggcgttcccactcagtacataaaggtgcttcgagagttgtacagtaacttcacgaccggaatctcgccattctacaagaatatcatcattgacgtgaagaggggggttcgacagggtgatacaatctcacccaaaatattcacagccaccctcgagaacgcaatgcgaaagttggaatgggacgacatgggagtgaagatcgatggtcggcagctacaccatttgcgctttgctgatgacatcgtactgataacacctagcatcagccaagcggaacgaatgctgaccgaattcgccgaaacatgtggatgcatcggtcttgagctgaatcttcaaaagacgatgttcatgcggaacggatggatctcggatgccccattcacgctcaacggaacgaacatatccgaatgcaccagctacgtctatctgggtcgggaattgaacatgatgaacgacctggcccccgagctgggcaggaggagaagagcggcttggggagcgtacaagagcatcgaggacgtagtgaagaagaccaagaacacccggctccgtgctcacctcttcaacaccaccgtacttcctgctttgacctatgcctcagaaacctgggcacttcgcaagcaggaagaaaacgcggtgagcgtcattgaacgcgcaattgagagagtgatgctaggagtatcccgtttcaagcaagtgagagacgggattcgaagttctctcctacgtcagcgatcgaagatcagagacgccgccgcgtttgccaaggaaagtaaaataaggtgggccggacacgtgatgcgctttaacgacaaccgttggaccagagccgtgagcgactggattccccgcgatattaagcgcaatacaggaagaccgccgacccgatggtcagatttcttcacgaagtccttcaaagaaaattacgatgctcttcgtgtcccacgcgaaaggaggaaccactgggctactctggcacgcgaccgggacaaatggaagaattactggcgcccgctcgaccggttcgaagaccaacgggagtcaag TGAAATTGCCTGGTACTGGatcaaatcttcaaaaaaagttcctgTTTTCGTGGCAAATCAGCGAGCAAAAATACTTAGTATTAAACAGCAACTCGATAATCGTGGTGCTACGGtcaaatttttccatgttAGCACCGAAAACAATCTAGCTGATGCTGGAACGAGAGGTCTGACAGCACAAGAAATTATCGAGAATGACTGGATCAAAGGACCACGCTGGCTGGAAAATCACTGCAGCGGGTGGCCTATCAAGTCGATAAACACACTATCTGACGTCCATGAGAATGACGAAATAGAAACAATGGTTACTACTACATTGAAAGTAACCACgtcagaaaacaaacaacaagaacaGCTTATTGATCTCAAGCGTTTTTCGAAAATCGACAACGTGCTACGTGTGCTAGCAAAGActgcaaaaacaatgaaaaattggGTTGCAAAAACCAATCAAAATCGCTCGTCACCGATAAAAGTATCAGAAGTCGACAAATTTGATAACGTGTTCGAAATAACGGCATCAGATATGGTCAACGCGGAACGCCTTCTAATTAGCCATGAACACAGAAGCATTAATCTTGACGCTCTAAAAAAAGCGATTTCATGA